The following proteins are encoded in a genomic region of Pseudorca crassidens isolate mPseCra1 chromosome 5, mPseCra1.hap1, whole genome shotgun sequence:
- the EIF4G1 gene encoding eukaryotic translation initiation factor 4 gamma 1 isoform X1, translating into MNKAPQPTGPPPAPSPGLPQPAFPPGQTAPVVFSTPQATQMNTPSQPRQGGFRSLQHFYPSRAQPPSSAASRVQSAAPARPGPAAHVYPAGSQVMMIPSQISYPASQGAYYIPGQGRSTYVVPTQQYPVQPGAPSFYPGASPTEFGTYAGAYYPAQGVQQFPTGVAPPPVLMNQPPQIAPKRERKTIRIRDPNQGGKDITEEIMSGARTASTPTPPQTGGGLEPQANGETPQVAVVVRPDDRSQGAIIGERPGLPGPEHSPSESQPSSPSPTPSPPPVLEPGSEPNLTVLPIPGDTMTTGMIQTSVEESTPMPPETGEPYCLSPEPTPLAEPILEVEVTLSKPVPESEFSSSPLQVPTPLASHKVEILPEPNGTVLSENLEPELESSPELAPLPPPACPFESPMPIAPTAQPEELLNGAPSPPAVDLSPVSEPEEQAKEATASVAPPTILSATPAVAPPAASPAQEEDMEEEEEEEEEGEAEGEKGGEEPLPLESTPVPAHLSQNLEVASATQVAVSVPKRRRKIKELNKKEAVGDLLDAFKEVNPGVPEVENQPPVGNNPSPEPEGSSVPPRPEEADETWDSKEDKIQNAENIQPGEQKYEYKSDQWKPLNLEEKKRYDREFLLGFQFIFASMQKPEGLPHISDVVLDKANKTPLRPLDPARLPGINCGPDFTPSFANLGRPALSSRGPPRGGPGGELPRGPQAGLGPRRSQQGPRKEPRKIIATVSMTEDIKLNKAEKAWKPSSKRTVTDKDRGEEDTDGSKTQDLFRRVRSILNKLTPQMFQQLMKQVTQLAIDTEERLKGVIDLIFEKAISEPNFSVAYANMCRCLMALKVPTTEKPTVTVNFRKLLLNRCQKEFEKDKDDDEVFEKKQKEMDEAATAEERGRLKEELEEARDIARRRSLGNIKFIGELFKLKMLTEAIMHDCVVKLLKNHDEESLECLCRLLTTIGKDLDFEKAKPRMDQYFNQMEKIIKEKKTSSRIRFMLQDVLDLRRSNWVPRRGDQGPKTIDQIHKEAEMEEHREHIKVQQLMAKGGDKRRGGPPGPPISRGLPLVDDGGWNTVPISKGSRPIDTSRLTKITKPGSIDSNNQLFAPGGRLSWGKGSSGGSGAKPSDAASEAARPATSTLNRFSALQQAVPTESTDNRRVVQRSSLSRERGEKAGDRGDRLERSERGGDRGDRLDRARTPATKRSFSKEVEERSRERPSQPEGLRKAASLTEDRDRGRDAVKREAALPPVSPPKAALSEEELEKKSRAIIEEYLHLNDMKEAVQCVQELASPSLLFIFVRHGIESTLERSAIAREHMGRLLHQLLCAGHLSTAQYYQGLYEILELAEDMEIDIPHVWLYLAELVTPILHEGGVPMGELFREITKPLRPLGKAASLLLEILGLLCKSMGPKKVGTLWREAGLSWKEFLPEGQDVGAFVTAQKVEYTLGEESEAPGQRLLSSEELSKQLEKLLKEGSTNQRVFDWIEANVNEQQVASNTLVRALMTTVCYSAIISETPLRVDVAVLKARAKLLQKYLCDEQKELQALYALQALVVTLEQPPNLLRMFFDALYDEDVVKEDAFYSWESSKDPAEQQGKGVALKSVTAFFKWLREAEEEESDHN; encoded by the exons CACTTCTACCCTAGCCGGGCCCAGCCCCCGAGCAGTGCAGCCTCCCGAGTGCAGAGtgcagcccccgcccgccctggcccAGCTGCCCATGTCTACCCTGCTGGATCCCAAGTAATGATGATCCCTTCCCAGATCTCCTACCCAGCCTCCCAGGGGGCCTACTACATCCCTGGACAG GGGCGTTCCACATATGTTGTCCCGACACAGCAGTATCCTGTGCAGCCGGGAGCCCCAAGCTTCTATCCGGGTGCAAGCCCTACAGAGTTTGGGACCTACG CTGGCGCCTACTACCCAGCCCAGGGTGTGCAGCAATTTCCCACTGGTGTGGCTCCCCCGCCGGTTTTGATGAACCAGCCACCCCAGATTGCTCCCAAGAGGGAGCGGAAGACG atccGAATTCGAGACCCAAACCAAGGAGGGAAGGATATCACGGAGGAGATCATGTCTGGGGCCCGCACTGCCTccacacccacccctccccag ACGGGAGGTGGTCTGGAGCCTCAGGCTAATGGGGAGACACCCCAGGTTGCTGTTGTTGTCCGGCCAG ATGACCGGTCGCAGGGAGCAATCATTGGGGAGCGGCCAGGGCTGCCTGGCCCAGAGCACAGCCCTTCAGAATCCCAGCCTTCATCACCTTCTCCGACCCCATCACCACCCCCAGTCTTGGAACCGGGGTCTGAGCCTAATCTCACAGTCCTTCCTATTCCTGGGGACACTATGACAACGGGGATGATACAAACATCTGTAGAAGAATCAACCCCCATGCCCCCTGAAACTGGGGAGCCATATTGCCTCTCTCCAGAACCCACTCCCCTCGCTGAACCCATACTGGAAGTAGAAGTGACACTTAGCAAACCAGTTCCAGAATCTGAGTTCTCTTCCAGTCCTCTCCAGGTTCCCACCCCCCTGGCATCTCACAAGGTGGAAATTCTTCCTGAGCCTAATGGCACAGTCCTATCTGAGAATTTGGAACCAGAGTTGGAGTCGAGCCCGGAGcttgcccctctccctcccccggcTTGTCCCTTTGAATCCCCCATGCCCATTGCTCCAACTGCCCAACCTGAGGAGCTGCTCAACGGAGCCCCCTCGCCACCAGCTGTGGACTTAAGCCCCGTCAGTGAACCAGAGGAGCAGGCCAAGGAGGCTACAGCATCGGTGGCTCCCCCCACCATCCTTTCTGCCACTCCAGCTGTGGCTCCTCCAGCTGCTTCCCCTGCTCAGGAGGAGGacatggaggaagaggaagaagaggaagaggaaggagaagctgagggtgagaagggaggagaggaaccGCTCCCCCTAGAGAGCACCCCTGTCCCAGCCCACCTGTCCCAGAATTTGGAGGTGGCATCAGCCACCCAAG TGGCAGTATCTGTGCCAAAGAGGAGACGGAAAATTAAGGAGCTCAATAAGAAGGAGGCTGTAGGAGACCTTCTAGATGCCTTCAAGGAG GTGAACCCAGGAGTACCAGAGGTAGAAAATCAGCCTCCTGTAGGCAACAATCCCAGCCCAGAGCCTGAGGGCAGCAGTGTGCCCCCGCGACCTGAGGAAGCAGACGAGACCTGGGACTCAAAGGAAGACAAGATTCAAAATGCTGAGAACATCCAGCCGGGGGAACAGAAGTATGAATATAAGTCAG ATCAGTGGAAGCCTCTAAACCTTGAGGAGAAAAAGCGTTATGACCGTGAGTTCCTGCTTGGCTTTCAGTTCATCTTTGCCAGTATGCAGAAGCCAGAGGGATTGCCCCATATCAGTGATGTGGTGTTGGATAAG GCCAATAAAACACCATTGCGGCCACTGGATCCCGCCAGACTTCCAGGCATAAATTGTGGCCCAGACTTCACTCCGTCCTTTGCCAACCTTGGCCGACCAGCCCTTAGCAGCCGTGGGCCCCCGAGGGGTGGGCCAGGTGGGGAGCTGCCCCGAGGGCCG CAGGCTGGTCTGGGACCCCGGCGATCTCAGCAGGGCCCCCGAAAGGAACCACGCAAGATCATTGCCACGGTGTCAATGACTGAAGATATAAAGCTGAACAAAGCAGAgaaggcctggaaacccagtagcaAGCGGACAGTGACTGATAAGGaccgaggggaggaggacacCGATGGCAGCAAAACCCAG gaCCTGTTCCGCAGGGTGCGCTCCATCCTGAATAAGCTGACACCCCAGATGTTCCAGCAGCTTATGAAGCAGGTGACGCAGCTAGCCATTGACACCGAGGAACGCCTCAAAGGGGTCATTGACCTCATCTTCGAGAAGGCCATTTCAGAACCCAACTTCTCCGTGGCCTATGCCAACATGTGCCGCTGCCTCATGGCG CTGAAAGTGCCCACTACAGAAAAGCCAACAGTGACTGTGAACTTCAGAAAACTGTTGTTAAATCGATGTcagaaagagtttgaaaaagacaaagatgatgATGAGGTTTTTGAGAAGAAGCAAAAAGAGATGGATGAAGCTGCCACG GCAGAGGAACGGGGACGCCTGAAGGAAGAGCTGGAAGAGGCTCGAGACATAGCCCGGCGGCGCTCATTAGGGAATATCAAGTTTATCGGGGAGTTGTTCAAGCTGAAGATGTTAACAGAGGCGATCATGCACGACTGTGTGGTTAAACTACTTAAGAACCATGATGAAGAGTCCCTCGAATGCCTTTGCCGTCTGCTCACCACCATTGGCAAAGACCTGGACTTTGAAAAGGCCAAG CCCCGGATGGATCAGTATTTCAACCAGATGGAAAAAATCATTAAGGAAAAGAAGACTTCATCCCGAATCCGCTTTATGCTGCAAGACGTGCTGGATCTGCGACGG AGCAATTGGGTGCCGCGTCGAGGGGACCAGGGTCCCAAGACGATTGACCAAATCCACAAGGAAGCTGAGATGGAGGAGCATCGGGAGCACATAAAAGTGCAGCAGTTAATGGCCAAGGGCGGCGACAAGCGTCGGGGTGGTCCTCCAGGCCCACCCATCA GCCGTGGCCTTCCACTTGTGGATGATGGTGGCTGGAACACAGTGCCCATCAGCAAGGGCAGCCGCCCTATTGACACCTCACGACTCACTAAGATCACgaag cCTGGCTCCATTGATTCTAACAACCAGCTGTTTGCACCTGGAGGGCGATTGAGCTGGGGCAAGGGTAGCAGTGGAGGCTCAGGAGCCAAGCCCTCCGATGCAG CATCAGAAGCTGCTCGTCCAGCTACTAGTACTTTGAATCGCTTCTCAGCCCTTCAACAAGCAGTACCTACAGAAAGCACAGATAACAGACGTGTGGTACAGAG GAGTAGCTTGAGCCGGGAACGAGGTGAGAAAGCTGGGGACCGGGGAGACCGCCTAGAGCGGAGTGAACGGGGAGGTGACCGTGGTGACCGGCTTGATCGCGCACGGACACCTGCCACCAAGCGGAGCTTCAGCAAGGAAGTGGAGGAGCGGAGTAGAGAGCGGCCCTCTCAACCTGAGGGACTGCGCAAGGCAGCTAGCCTCACGGAGGATCGGGACCGCGGGCGGGATGCTG TGAAGCGAGAAGCCGCCCTGCCCCCTGTGAGTCCTCCGAAGGCTGCGCTCTCTGAAGAGGAGCTGGAGAAGAAATCCAGGGCCATCATTGAGGAATACCTCCATCTCAATGACATGAAG GAGGCGGTTCAGTGTGTGCAGGAGCTGGCCTCGCCCTCGCTGCTCTTCATCTTTGTGCGGCACGGCATCGAGTCCACACTGGAGCGCAGCGCCATTGCCCGTGAGCACATGGGGCGACTGCTGCACCAGCTGCTCTGTGCCGGGCACCTCTCCACTGCTCAGTACTACCAAGG GCTCTATGAAATCCTGGAATTGGCCGAAGACATGGAAATTGACATCCCTCATGTGTGGCTCTACCTAGCAGAACTGGTAACGCCCATTCTGCATGAAGGTGGGGTGCCCATGGGGGAGCTGTTCAG GGAGATTACAAAACCTCTGAGACCCCTGGGCAAAGCTGCTTCCCTGTTGCTGGAGATCCTGGGGCTCCTATGCAAAAGCATG GGTCCCAAGAAGGTGGGGACGCTGTGGCGAGAGGCTGGACTCAGCTGGAAGGAATTTTTACCTGAAGGCCAGGATGTCGGTGCCTTTGTCACTGCGCAG AAGGTGGAGTATACCTTGGGAGAGGAGTCAGAAGCCCCTGGCCAGAGGTTGCTGTCCTCTGAGGAGCTGAGCAAGCAGCTGGAGAAGCTGCTAAAGGAGGGCAGCACTAACCAGCGGGTGTTTGACTGGATAGAG GCCAACGTGAATGAGCAGCAGGTAGCATCCAACACATTAGTTCGAGCTCTCATGACAACGGTCTGCTATTCTGCAATTATCT CTGAGACTCCTCTCCGAGTGGATGTTGCGGTGCTGAAAGCGCGAGCGAAACTGCTGCAGAAGTACCTATGTGACGAGCAGAAGGAGCTGCAGGCGCTCTACGCCCTCCAGGCCCTTGTAGTGACCTTAGAACAGCCCCCCA ACCTGCTTCGGATGTTCTTTGATGCGCTGTACGATGAGGACGTGGTGAAGGAGGACGCCTTCTATAGTTGGGAGAGTAGCAAGGACCCCGCTGAACAGCAGGGCAAGGGTGTGGCCCTTAAATCTGTCACAGCTTTCTTCAAGTGGCTTCGTGAGGCCGAGGAGGAGGAGTCTGACCACAACTGA
- the EIF4G1 gene encoding eukaryotic translation initiation factor 4 gamma 1 isoform X2: MNKAPQPTGPPPAPSPGLPQPAFPPGQTAPVVFSTPQATQMNTPSQPRQGGFRSLQHFYPSRAQPPSSAASRVQSAAPARPGPAAHVYPAGSQVMMIPSQISYPASQGAYYIPGQGRSTYVVPTQQYPVQPGAPSFYPGASPTEFGTYAGAYYPAQGVQQFPTGVAPPPVLMNQPPQIAPKRERKTIRIRDPNQGGKDITEEIMSGARTASTPTPPQTGGGLEPQANGETPQVAVVVRPDDRSQGAIIGERPGLPGPEHSPSESQPSSPSPTPSPPPVLEPGSEPNLTVLPIPGDTMTTGMIQTSVEESTPMPPETGEPYCLSPEPTPLAEPILEVEVTLSKPVPESEFSSSPLQVPTPLASHKVEILPEPNGTVLSENLEPELESSPELAPLPPPACPFESPMPIAPTAQPEELLNGAPSPPAVDLSPVSEPEEQAKEATASVAPPTILSATPAVAPPAASPAQEEDMEEEEEEEEEGEAEGEKGGEEPLPLESTPVPAHLSQNLEVASATQVAVSVPKRRRKIKELNKKEAVGDLLDAFKEVNPGVPEVENQPPVGNNPSPEPEGSSVPPRPEEADETWDSKEDKIQNAENIQPGEQKYEYKSDQWKPLNLEEKKRYDREFLLGFQFIFASMQKPEGLPHISDVVLDKANKTPLRPLDPARLPGINCGPDFTPSFANLGRPALSSRGPPRGGPGGELPRGPAGLGPRRSQQGPRKEPRKIIATVSMTEDIKLNKAEKAWKPSSKRTVTDKDRGEEDTDGSKTQDLFRRVRSILNKLTPQMFQQLMKQVTQLAIDTEERLKGVIDLIFEKAISEPNFSVAYANMCRCLMALKVPTTEKPTVTVNFRKLLLNRCQKEFEKDKDDDEVFEKKQKEMDEAATAEERGRLKEELEEARDIARRRSLGNIKFIGELFKLKMLTEAIMHDCVVKLLKNHDEESLECLCRLLTTIGKDLDFEKAKPRMDQYFNQMEKIIKEKKTSSRIRFMLQDVLDLRRSNWVPRRGDQGPKTIDQIHKEAEMEEHREHIKVQQLMAKGGDKRRGGPPGPPISRGLPLVDDGGWNTVPISKGSRPIDTSRLTKITKPGSIDSNNQLFAPGGRLSWGKGSSGGSGAKPSDAASEAARPATSTLNRFSALQQAVPTESTDNRRVVQRSSLSRERGEKAGDRGDRLERSERGGDRGDRLDRARTPATKRSFSKEVEERSRERPSQPEGLRKAASLTEDRDRGRDAVKREAALPPVSPPKAALSEEELEKKSRAIIEEYLHLNDMKEAVQCVQELASPSLLFIFVRHGIESTLERSAIAREHMGRLLHQLLCAGHLSTAQYYQGLYEILELAEDMEIDIPHVWLYLAELVTPILHEGGVPMGELFREITKPLRPLGKAASLLLEILGLLCKSMGPKKVGTLWREAGLSWKEFLPEGQDVGAFVTAQKVEYTLGEESEAPGQRLLSSEELSKQLEKLLKEGSTNQRVFDWIEANVNEQQVASNTLVRALMTTVCYSAIISETPLRVDVAVLKARAKLLQKYLCDEQKELQALYALQALVVTLEQPPNLLRMFFDALYDEDVVKEDAFYSWESSKDPAEQQGKGVALKSVTAFFKWLREAEEEESDHN; the protein is encoded by the exons CACTTCTACCCTAGCCGGGCCCAGCCCCCGAGCAGTGCAGCCTCCCGAGTGCAGAGtgcagcccccgcccgccctggcccAGCTGCCCATGTCTACCCTGCTGGATCCCAAGTAATGATGATCCCTTCCCAGATCTCCTACCCAGCCTCCCAGGGGGCCTACTACATCCCTGGACAG GGGCGTTCCACATATGTTGTCCCGACACAGCAGTATCCTGTGCAGCCGGGAGCCCCAAGCTTCTATCCGGGTGCAAGCCCTACAGAGTTTGGGACCTACG CTGGCGCCTACTACCCAGCCCAGGGTGTGCAGCAATTTCCCACTGGTGTGGCTCCCCCGCCGGTTTTGATGAACCAGCCACCCCAGATTGCTCCCAAGAGGGAGCGGAAGACG atccGAATTCGAGACCCAAACCAAGGAGGGAAGGATATCACGGAGGAGATCATGTCTGGGGCCCGCACTGCCTccacacccacccctccccag ACGGGAGGTGGTCTGGAGCCTCAGGCTAATGGGGAGACACCCCAGGTTGCTGTTGTTGTCCGGCCAG ATGACCGGTCGCAGGGAGCAATCATTGGGGAGCGGCCAGGGCTGCCTGGCCCAGAGCACAGCCCTTCAGAATCCCAGCCTTCATCACCTTCTCCGACCCCATCACCACCCCCAGTCTTGGAACCGGGGTCTGAGCCTAATCTCACAGTCCTTCCTATTCCTGGGGACACTATGACAACGGGGATGATACAAACATCTGTAGAAGAATCAACCCCCATGCCCCCTGAAACTGGGGAGCCATATTGCCTCTCTCCAGAACCCACTCCCCTCGCTGAACCCATACTGGAAGTAGAAGTGACACTTAGCAAACCAGTTCCAGAATCTGAGTTCTCTTCCAGTCCTCTCCAGGTTCCCACCCCCCTGGCATCTCACAAGGTGGAAATTCTTCCTGAGCCTAATGGCACAGTCCTATCTGAGAATTTGGAACCAGAGTTGGAGTCGAGCCCGGAGcttgcccctctccctcccccggcTTGTCCCTTTGAATCCCCCATGCCCATTGCTCCAACTGCCCAACCTGAGGAGCTGCTCAACGGAGCCCCCTCGCCACCAGCTGTGGACTTAAGCCCCGTCAGTGAACCAGAGGAGCAGGCCAAGGAGGCTACAGCATCGGTGGCTCCCCCCACCATCCTTTCTGCCACTCCAGCTGTGGCTCCTCCAGCTGCTTCCCCTGCTCAGGAGGAGGacatggaggaagaggaagaagaggaagaggaaggagaagctgagggtgagaagggaggagaggaaccGCTCCCCCTAGAGAGCACCCCTGTCCCAGCCCACCTGTCCCAGAATTTGGAGGTGGCATCAGCCACCCAAG TGGCAGTATCTGTGCCAAAGAGGAGACGGAAAATTAAGGAGCTCAATAAGAAGGAGGCTGTAGGAGACCTTCTAGATGCCTTCAAGGAG GTGAACCCAGGAGTACCAGAGGTAGAAAATCAGCCTCCTGTAGGCAACAATCCCAGCCCAGAGCCTGAGGGCAGCAGTGTGCCCCCGCGACCTGAGGAAGCAGACGAGACCTGGGACTCAAAGGAAGACAAGATTCAAAATGCTGAGAACATCCAGCCGGGGGAACAGAAGTATGAATATAAGTCAG ATCAGTGGAAGCCTCTAAACCTTGAGGAGAAAAAGCGTTATGACCGTGAGTTCCTGCTTGGCTTTCAGTTCATCTTTGCCAGTATGCAGAAGCCAGAGGGATTGCCCCATATCAGTGATGTGGTGTTGGATAAG GCCAATAAAACACCATTGCGGCCACTGGATCCCGCCAGACTTCCAGGCATAAATTGTGGCCCAGACTTCACTCCGTCCTTTGCCAACCTTGGCCGACCAGCCCTTAGCAGCCGTGGGCCCCCGAGGGGTGGGCCAGGTGGGGAGCTGCCCCGAGGGCCG GCTGGTCTGGGACCCCGGCGATCTCAGCAGGGCCCCCGAAAGGAACCACGCAAGATCATTGCCACGGTGTCAATGACTGAAGATATAAAGCTGAACAAAGCAGAgaaggcctggaaacccagtagcaAGCGGACAGTGACTGATAAGGaccgaggggaggaggacacCGATGGCAGCAAAACCCAG gaCCTGTTCCGCAGGGTGCGCTCCATCCTGAATAAGCTGACACCCCAGATGTTCCAGCAGCTTATGAAGCAGGTGACGCAGCTAGCCATTGACACCGAGGAACGCCTCAAAGGGGTCATTGACCTCATCTTCGAGAAGGCCATTTCAGAACCCAACTTCTCCGTGGCCTATGCCAACATGTGCCGCTGCCTCATGGCG CTGAAAGTGCCCACTACAGAAAAGCCAACAGTGACTGTGAACTTCAGAAAACTGTTGTTAAATCGATGTcagaaagagtttgaaaaagacaaagatgatgATGAGGTTTTTGAGAAGAAGCAAAAAGAGATGGATGAAGCTGCCACG GCAGAGGAACGGGGACGCCTGAAGGAAGAGCTGGAAGAGGCTCGAGACATAGCCCGGCGGCGCTCATTAGGGAATATCAAGTTTATCGGGGAGTTGTTCAAGCTGAAGATGTTAACAGAGGCGATCATGCACGACTGTGTGGTTAAACTACTTAAGAACCATGATGAAGAGTCCCTCGAATGCCTTTGCCGTCTGCTCACCACCATTGGCAAAGACCTGGACTTTGAAAAGGCCAAG CCCCGGATGGATCAGTATTTCAACCAGATGGAAAAAATCATTAAGGAAAAGAAGACTTCATCCCGAATCCGCTTTATGCTGCAAGACGTGCTGGATCTGCGACGG AGCAATTGGGTGCCGCGTCGAGGGGACCAGGGTCCCAAGACGATTGACCAAATCCACAAGGAAGCTGAGATGGAGGAGCATCGGGAGCACATAAAAGTGCAGCAGTTAATGGCCAAGGGCGGCGACAAGCGTCGGGGTGGTCCTCCAGGCCCACCCATCA GCCGTGGCCTTCCACTTGTGGATGATGGTGGCTGGAACACAGTGCCCATCAGCAAGGGCAGCCGCCCTATTGACACCTCACGACTCACTAAGATCACgaag cCTGGCTCCATTGATTCTAACAACCAGCTGTTTGCACCTGGAGGGCGATTGAGCTGGGGCAAGGGTAGCAGTGGAGGCTCAGGAGCCAAGCCCTCCGATGCAG CATCAGAAGCTGCTCGTCCAGCTACTAGTACTTTGAATCGCTTCTCAGCCCTTCAACAAGCAGTACCTACAGAAAGCACAGATAACAGACGTGTGGTACAGAG GAGTAGCTTGAGCCGGGAACGAGGTGAGAAAGCTGGGGACCGGGGAGACCGCCTAGAGCGGAGTGAACGGGGAGGTGACCGTGGTGACCGGCTTGATCGCGCACGGACACCTGCCACCAAGCGGAGCTTCAGCAAGGAAGTGGAGGAGCGGAGTAGAGAGCGGCCCTCTCAACCTGAGGGACTGCGCAAGGCAGCTAGCCTCACGGAGGATCGGGACCGCGGGCGGGATGCTG TGAAGCGAGAAGCCGCCCTGCCCCCTGTGAGTCCTCCGAAGGCTGCGCTCTCTGAAGAGGAGCTGGAGAAGAAATCCAGGGCCATCATTGAGGAATACCTCCATCTCAATGACATGAAG GAGGCGGTTCAGTGTGTGCAGGAGCTGGCCTCGCCCTCGCTGCTCTTCATCTTTGTGCGGCACGGCATCGAGTCCACACTGGAGCGCAGCGCCATTGCCCGTGAGCACATGGGGCGACTGCTGCACCAGCTGCTCTGTGCCGGGCACCTCTCCACTGCTCAGTACTACCAAGG GCTCTATGAAATCCTGGAATTGGCCGAAGACATGGAAATTGACATCCCTCATGTGTGGCTCTACCTAGCAGAACTGGTAACGCCCATTCTGCATGAAGGTGGGGTGCCCATGGGGGAGCTGTTCAG GGAGATTACAAAACCTCTGAGACCCCTGGGCAAAGCTGCTTCCCTGTTGCTGGAGATCCTGGGGCTCCTATGCAAAAGCATG GGTCCCAAGAAGGTGGGGACGCTGTGGCGAGAGGCTGGACTCAGCTGGAAGGAATTTTTACCTGAAGGCCAGGATGTCGGTGCCTTTGTCACTGCGCAG AAGGTGGAGTATACCTTGGGAGAGGAGTCAGAAGCCCCTGGCCAGAGGTTGCTGTCCTCTGAGGAGCTGAGCAAGCAGCTGGAGAAGCTGCTAAAGGAGGGCAGCACTAACCAGCGGGTGTTTGACTGGATAGAG GCCAACGTGAATGAGCAGCAGGTAGCATCCAACACATTAGTTCGAGCTCTCATGACAACGGTCTGCTATTCTGCAATTATCT CTGAGACTCCTCTCCGAGTGGATGTTGCGGTGCTGAAAGCGCGAGCGAAACTGCTGCAGAAGTACCTATGTGACGAGCAGAAGGAGCTGCAGGCGCTCTACGCCCTCCAGGCCCTTGTAGTGACCTTAGAACAGCCCCCCA ACCTGCTTCGGATGTTCTTTGATGCGCTGTACGATGAGGACGTGGTGAAGGAGGACGCCTTCTATAGTTGGGAGAGTAGCAAGGACCCCGCTGAACAGCAGGGCAAGGGTGTGGCCCTTAAATCTGTCACAGCTTTCTTCAAGTGGCTTCGTGAGGCCGAGGAGGAGGAGTCTGACCACAACTGA